The DNA window caaatttttttttctttttttcattaaaccTGACGAGGATTGACTCGCCAAGTCAAactgggttttaaaactatgatgcTTGGTGTTCtcttagccaaaaaaaaatagggcTGAACTAATTTGGATAATGAATCCAATTATCTTAGTTATTAGTTATTGTCTcgagataaaataaattgaaaaatagagaaagagaaaagatagaacagaagatgaaaataaattgtatttaataatgGTGCataagataattatatatatatatatatatatatatatatatatagtttaatttataatgaataaaacaaaataaaacataaaaaatctattattttaatatgtattattgttaaactttaatttttgtttcatttagtGATTCATGGGACTTCCTACAAATCCATGCTTTACATCCTGCAATGAAactaatccataaaaaaaatgagtcaaattGGTAAATGCATAAATCTCCTGAAATAAATATAcccaaataaatacataaatcaaTGGAACAGAGCATGTTATTTAAATGGCTTTTCCAGATTCTTGGGTCAACTTATATGGAAAAATAATtgcttatattatattaaagaatgCCTAAAATTGTAACTCATAGATATTGGAgcttaaaaccctaaaaattcattattattatttttgttcaagcTTCGGTATTCAAATTCCCAAATGGGTTTTGGCCAGTGGAAAAACAATCACTAATGTTTACttgaaaaccctaaaaaatcctcaaatgaaaaattagctaatttttaaatattttcctaggacatgttttatttatgttttgaaacttatattaactttttttcaaCCATGGTTTAACCTAATTAGTAATTTTGttggaattgaattcaataacgattgttaaattaatttttgtgtttagaaCTGTTTTGGAGgtataatttaaatgaaaaatgtaGAAATATACTATTTCAAATCAGAGAGTCTCTgctaaaataattctaaatcaaaaatattattttaaaataccctttttttttaatctcaagaaccaaataccccttttttttctctaaaaaaccctataacttctctttattattattattattattattatccagCATACAACGAAAGAGTAAGAATTGATGTTTTTCCCCGTACAAAGTTTGCCAATTCTGTAAGAATTCTCTTGCTAATTTCATAAGAATTATGCAATTTTATAGTGATAATGGgttgaaaacaaagaaatcaagaagTAGGAGACATTTTTGCTCTGCAAAATCACACAGAAGAATAGGTGTTGGTCAGGGCATAGAttaaaccaaaattaatttctttattattattatccagGATACATTGATAGAGTGAGGGAGTTGTCGGAGCTTGGATTTGCTGACATGAAGGTATTCATGTGATGGAACTTCTTCTTAAGTGGCTGTGGCAAGGACATTTCTAGATCAAAACCATGCATGTCTTAAGAACTCTGGTGCTTCCCAAAACACAATTCTGGGGATAAAACTCTAAACACCAAGTAGGGAAGCTATGATTTTTCATGGAATTAAATACAGAGCAAATACATCCCCTCACACACCAACATTCATGTATGATTTTAATCATGCTGGCAACTATTAACTAATCTCACTTCCATTCTTGGTTTAGTATCATCTCCATCTTCAATAGGAATCTAGCCgacaagaaaaattattaacgTTAGAAAACATCTTATACATTCCAAACTTATGTCACAATAACTACCTCCCTGAGCAATTTAGCAATTACAAGCTCCACAATCTTCAACCCATCATCAATTCCTCTAGATATTAGAATTATCCTATCAGATATTCCCggggaaaaaaaactcataattttTCGACAATTCAATTCTCGCTCTAGACCGTGACTGAAAATTAGCAATTATCCACCCTTTCGAAAATAAATGCGGTGAAGTAGATCTCTTTTACCAGAGAATAAAGAACATCCACAACGTGACCCATGTCTGACCTTTGATATGGTTCTCGTACACAGCAGTGACCTGCCAACTCTACAACGGAATTGAAAGCGATGTTGCTGGTGTtgtttctgctgctgctgctgttgaaaGCGATGTTGATGGCGGTGGTGGAGGCATTGCTGCTGAGTGCTTTTAGTCGATGGATGGAGAACGGAGGAGGAGAATAACGACTACATATGAAAGAAAGATGAGAATATATAGATGGTATAATTATAATAAGATGAAAAGTGAGAGgtatttttgtcaaaacaattATTAAGATGAAAAAACTTAGTGAAACGTGTTTTCCAGCCAAGGCAAAAGAATGAGGAAATTTGGAAAACAACTTTTCCATGTTTTCCAACTTAAAGGTTTGTcttgaaaaaatagagaaactccttttcttttttctttaatttgtaaaaaCACATCATTTaaacacaaatttattttttcatattttctttttctgttttgctttttctttttcttttttttatttgtaaaaacacatcatttaaaaacaaatttctttttaaatatttctttttctgtttttcttgataaaataAAGTAATGCTTAGTTAATAAACAATAGGGTTCTCAAATTTTAAAGTACTAAATTGTagagaaattaataattaaaaactcttatatattttaaaaaatcttttaattcaataatttgattaaaaaaaataacacacaaacttattatataaaattaaaaaccaacgtaatcaaaagaacttaaaactaaatagaataataagaatccaaaataaactatgaaaataattaaaacataaaaaacaacaatttcatGGTCTAATTTGAAGGGCTTCTCGATTTTGGATGATTACAACAAGATGATCTATTAAAGAACTAGACAATTAGAATCTTCTTACtaaatttgagcttaattttaTAGAGTGTTTGGAAACGCAGGCCAACCcacgtttctaaaaaattcaaatttttttttatgaaaaattaatttttttatatgttttggattattttgatgtgctgatctcaaaaataatttttaaaaaataaaaaaacatcatcttgatgcatttcggcatgaaaaacactttgaaaagcaaccgcaaccgcaCTCCCAAACATGCATTagttaaatctaaaattaagattgttttattataatgtatGTTTAATGCGTTTgagctttttcaaaaaaattactttctatcatattataaataaattctttctATATCAAAATGCAACTAAATATCATAAGAAGTAAGATGGCTTATGTAAGACTAGATGACTAGCCATGCTGGGTCAGAGTGAATTTTGtcttaacataaaacaaatatacaagTGGTGAGGAAATTTTTGTCATTGTTATTAagactatgtttgttttttggaatttattttttgggaaaccattttttaagttttcttgtgtttgtttgatattagaaaagttactcaacggaaaatactttccaatcaaagaaaaatttggcttggtttccaggaaagtgttttcctgtaaaatttgggcggaaaacactttccggaagttgtgaaaaatttagaaatatcatattatttgctgattatatcaaatttggtcctcaaacttttgattgctatatatattttattttgaatatttattttttaatttcatctcttaaaaattaatttttttattaactttgatcctcatttttataattgttatttgcttttctcttatcatttttttattgaaattttttatctatcaaatttggtcctcattcttttgattgttacttattttttttgaaataatttatgaaatgttaattattattattttaatttcttcatctttcattttttttattttttagatttgatctctattattttgattattatttattttatttgagataatttatgaaattatattttttttcaatttcattttcattcaacttttcaatttgtaagatttgtttatcattattttaataaacttgagaaaattaaaacattaataagttatttttcagctcattttccatgacataatcaaacactggaaagtgttttccaacttattttccattacactaccaaacatcagaaaataattcattttcccggaattcactttccaaaagaaaactactttccagcaaacaaacggggcctaaatcTAGTCTaatggatcaaatttgaaaaatctcgACTCGATTATTTATCTAGCctgtgttttaaattaaatcaagtggTAGTTTTTTTATGTGACCCAGTTGACTTCACAAGtcaagagacaaaaaaaagtcaaaggaaaaaaaacaaatgacaaaaaaaaatccaagcgtACAGGTCCAAAGATAACTTGGACAATCGGTAAAATCATGGTTTGGCTTTAAAAATATCCcagaatgaaatttttttaaacactgAGATGGAGATATATAAGATTGACTTGGATCAACCCGATAACCCACCAAACCTGTGACCCAGGTTATGGACTTCATTgagttcaataatattttttattttattatatgataacaaaatatgaagactaattcaaaatcaatcaaatattgaatgataaaattaaaaaaaaaaagctcaacaaaaacccaatttgaatgatgaaattagaaaaaaaaaaaaagctaggtTAAATGCACGGGCCTGGGTGGCCTAGCATGTCcggaaaataaaaaagcccaTGCACTTGGGCCTAAGAAAGGTCCATGCACCTAggccatactttttttttttgtttttaaggtatGGACTAAAAGacattctccttttcttttattaaaaaaataacaagaatgcATTGTCTGTTGCCTTACAGACTCAAATTCCAACCATTACTAAAGTggtttaaaaaacaagataaggcttttttgagttgaaaaatcattttccaacaaattttcatctaaaaaaaccaTCCAAACCAACTAATAACCTCTAAAatcacctaaaaataaaaatgaatcgaataaaaatctttaaattaagattgatctcttttttcatagatgtttagagaaaaaaccatTGTCGTCAAACTCTTCTCGTCGAATAAAACTCattaacactaaaaataatGAGTTTGTTCACCAAAAAATGGCCTAaccaatgattttttctcttttcactatTTTCAAACgtctctttttcctctctcaaaGCCAGAAactaaaaatgaacaaaataaacttttagacCTACATGAAAATTATCGATAATGTGGGATTATGTAtactttttctttgtgtttaacatttcaattttgtttcttccAATTTGGTCTATTTACCATAATTTTAAGCCTAATTCTATCTAATTAGACCCATCAAAGGATtcggttggaaaaaaaaagttcgcAAATGGAAAACAATTCAACCACTTCACTAGTTTAGGTTATAACTCAAATCATTTAGTATATACTAGTTTTTTGACCCATGCTACGtcgactcaatttttttttctaaccataaaaaatataaaatatgttagGAAACCTAAAATCAAATGCATATTGGATgatacacttttaaaacattGAGATTGTGACATATCatatgacatttaaaaaaattaaacaaataaaatattggattgattcagACCAACCTGTGAATTGAGTAatgagatcgtgataaccttataaaacaTAAATCGACACAAATTAGAAAGCCcaatttcaatcaatcaaatattgaaggataaaaataaaaaaacaaaattcaattagaaaaaaaaaagccaaacttGTGACTCGAGTTATGAAAATAGGATcccctcataaaaaaaacaatacaaaggCCAATTTATAACCAACTTAttgttgaaatatgaaattgaaaaaaaatcaacttttttttaaaaatcttgagtcaaccaggttaacttgtcaaattcacAACTTAGATCATGAGATCGGAATAGCTTCATAGGAAaaattatgcttttaaaaaaacaaatttaagtgaaaaaatatttatcttgtcATAATCTAAAAAAAGCATTGATGCATTATtctttacaaaaataattttttttgatatttatttagatgaagttaaaaataaatgaatgaaagcCCTTCCAAGAGGAACCCATAAGTCTGGGCCTAATGGAAATAAAGGCAGGCGCACCCACACCTAAAAAAGCAGGTCAACACACTCACCCATTTAGATGTTTTGCCTACCTAGCCaatgttgtttttatataaacaacACAAATGATCATTGTTTACCTTTCCAGTTTTTGACAACACTCATATCATTGAAAAATCTTgtcataatctaaaaaaaattattgatgcattattctttacaaaaataaactctttgatttctatttagatgaagttaaaaaagaaaaaaatttgaagtaaagCCCATTCAAGAGGAGCCCAAAGTTTGGCTATAGACTAATTCCtttcaatctttctttttttttacctaaaaacatcataaagaCCCATATAAACCTCTTAGCACcttaaaacaaccaaaatatttgtctaaaaaaagaaattaactcaGAACCCAAAATGTTTTCAAGATCAAATCTACTTTTCAAAACATTTCAAGGTGAAATAACACTCAAGTTATTCTTCTCATGTTGAATAGAACTTATAAACACAAAGATTAACCTTTTTAATAGCTGAAATTAGTGCTAACAAGaactttcttttcatattaCCACAATTCGGCCaacttttctttctcatctctCTAACCAGGAGTTGAAAAATAAGGGAAATAAAGTTGTgtactaaaattgaatttcaaaaatatttaggaaTTGAAAAGGTATAATTGGGAAAGTAAAAGGGTGATTGCAAACTTTGAAACCGCGCCCattttacctatttttttatttttttttactttggtcctctgtcttttaattttgttattccTTAACATTTTAACTTAAACTGGctttaaaatgacaaaattgaaaagaaaaaaaaaggaaaaagggtgaaaaaaaaatacttagtgCATGCATATGTGTCTATAATGAAGGTGTTACAGGAAAAACACCATACAACTAAGTGTTTTCTATAATTAGATTACTGCACATGTTATGTTATGGGTCGtaccaaaaaaatctttaatgtaAAGAATAGTTTCAAAGTCGCTAAGAACTATTTGGTATTAAACTTGGTCTAGTAGGTCACACCTAAAAACTTTTGACAAGGCTTCTTAATTAGcttgagtttcaaattaaactatGAGAGAGTTGCTCCGACATGATCTAGTAGACTTGTCAAGTCCAAAGAAAACCTAGAAGACTAGTGAAAACAtggtttaacttaaaaaaaaatcaagatgacatctttttttttttaagtattgagACGTcgacatattggattgacttggTTTTTGTGGCTTAATTTGTCAAATCtatgacccgggtcatgggctctactaagtttaataacttcttttttaaaattagttttgacttaattatatgataaaaaatagacgCTCTAAAAATCAAGCACTAGCCAAATATCACGATATTTATTTGCGACAacaataaccccataaaaagcaaactGAAACGAACTATtaagacaaattaaaaataaaaaaaatatttaaggataaaaataaaaataaaaaaaatgaataacaattcaatgttaaatggtggaattgaaaaaaacaaggcaaaaaaaaaaaagcccagaCGCACGGGACGGGGCTGGGCAGCCTAGGGCATCTCGATCTTTTATAAAAGACCAGTTGTGCGACCCTTGGGTAGGACCATGTACCTGagccatatttatttttttgccatccacccttaattatattttctttattttttacattttaatcctctttcttttaatttttttttttattttaatcatagtCTTAAAGCCTAATTTCATCTAATTAGACTATAAaaggatttaaataaaataaaaataatttttaaaatttgaaaaaaaaaaattagttactTTACTGTTCATATGAATAGTGAAGCACTTGGGAAAAAACTCAAACCTTTTAGCATATACTAGTTTACAAGTCCACACTCATCTATTTTTTTGAAGTAACAAAAGATATATAAGACGCAAAGaactatttgatattgttattagaCCCTGCCTAGCGGGTCAACCTTGAAACCtctcaatctaattttttatctagcccgagtttaaaattaaattgtataggaGTTGTCTCGATGTAACCCAATCGATTTGGTTGTTCCAAAGGCTACTTGAATGTTCGGTAAAAAAAGTGCGGggataaaattgacaaaaacaaaaaacctctCAACTAAACTTTTTGCTTGACTCtagtttaaaatcaaataatgtgTGGGTTATTCTGGCATAACCTAGTAGATTGGTTGATCAAAAGGCATCCCGACAAACGAGTAAAAAATGTTTGAgaacaaaattgagataaaaatgatgaaattgacataaaaaacccTTGATCCGACTCTTACATAGCCTGAGtttaaaatcaaaccatatGAGAGTTGTCTTGACATGATTCATATGACTTGGTCGGTCCAAATACAGCCTTAATGATTGTTAAAAAGAActtaaggatgaaatttaaaaaaaatattgaaattgaaaaaagggAGGTCGATTTCTTGTCTAACCtggttttaaagttaattttttttagagtaatCTTGATATAATTCAATCgacttaatcaatttaaaaacaactcgaactatcattaaaagaaatccaagatgaaatatatataaaaaagaagcaacTTCAATATTCATaagttttcaaagttttttttagtacaGTAAAGTAGTGTTaatatcatagttattaaacccggcccgggggttgacccggccaaggggccgggtcccgggtttcatgggtcaacccgggtcaactcgggtcaacccggattaacccggaaaaattaaaaaaaattaaagttttaatatttcatatgaaaaaatctatgtaaatatagattatacatattataaagtttaaaataatattttaaaaagttttttatcccacattgaaaaaacataacttttttcttggaaacatagagtatatatactaatgagtttcaaatcccacattgaaaagataatatattatccttttaagttgaagtatttaaaccaaaaggttttttatcccacattgaaaaaacatgatttttttcttgggaacatagagtatatatattaatgggttttaaatcccacattgaaaaaacatggtttttttcatgggaacatagtgtatatatatgaaagggtttcaaatcccacattgaaaagatatcatgttatccttttaagttgaagtatttaaaccaaaaggttttttatcccacattgaaaaaacatggtttttttcatgggaacatagtgtatatatatgaaagggtttcaaatcccacattggaaagatactatgttattcttttaagttgaagtatttaaaccaaaaggttttttatcccacattgaaaaaacatgatttttttcatgggaacatagtgtatatatatgaaagggctttcaaatcccacattgaaaagatactatgttatccttttaagttgaaatatttaaaccaaaagatttttatcccacattgaaaaaacatggtttttttcatggaaacatagagtatatatactaatgggtttcaaatcccacatttgaaaaaaaaaaaaaaccgggtctcgtccgggttcgcccgggtcacccgggttccgggtcgcccgggtttggccgggctgttgccacagccggtcttttattaaacccggaccggtccagccaccgggtcgaccgggtcccgggtcgacccgccgggccgggccgggtttaataactatggttaaTATAATCCTACCCGGAGGATATTATTGCATAGGTGCTTGAAAACTAGaaccaaaacattaaaaaaataaaagtaccctctcttcctttaaaaaaaagatactttAAGACAAAAGGTCGCTTATTTCTTCATCTAAGATTGAGCACGTAgctctaattaatttaatatcccAACATCAGTGACGGCAGAACCGAGAAGAGAAAACTCAAATTGTTTTCCAGTCTCTGTTTGGATACAGGAATGAACTGACCTAAGGGTGCATAAAAGCACAGATGTCAGCAGCCCAGTGACCAGAAAAGCGGGTAACGTACACCCCAGGCGTGGCATTGGCATTGGGGGTTAGAAGGGGTAATGTGTAGTTAGCAAAAGTGGCTTTTTCAAGGTAAAATAACGTTATATATAGATCTGACATTCCGTAATTCTCAAACTATATCTACATTTCCCAGAAAAAAGCTTGAAACTTGTGCAAATTGTTTTTACTATGctaataattttagagaaaagatTAGGTATTGTATAATCCAAGCCATTGAACTTAATTGAAAGGCTAAAACTAAACTCATCGGAAGTGCTCACTCTTAGCACACCATTCTAAATGTAGCCCATTCCACGGACCAATCTTCTCCTTTTCTCCAACTTCTATGCCTCCCCTCTCCCCCACATGACCTCTCTGAGCTGATCTTGTCTTGCCAGCATCTGTGTGATTTGTACCATTTTCGTGACACTCTTCTGACACGGCAATGTATTTGGTATACGCGAGCCTTGTAATTAACTCTCACTTCAATATTGGTCCATGAACGGAGTGTGAAGAATATTCAGCTCTCCCTTGCATTCCCCTCTTCCAGTACTTCTATTAAATTCCTTCCTTGATATTCTCTCCGGTCAACTCTTTCAAAGGCAATGTTAGCTCTACTCCTTGCACCTTTGTTTCTCTTCACATTGCTCCATCAATCGCCCATTTCTCATTGTCTTCAAGAAACACAGCAGCATCCTCAGAAATTAATTAGCCAGTGTGATGAGAAATGCGGGAAGTTGCGTATCCCATTTCCATTTCACCTGAACACTTCTTGTGCTTCAGTTTCCAACGCTTTTCATCTTTCTTGCTCAAACTCCACTACCCTTTACCTCAACATAGACTCTCTAAGCTATAAAGTCCTTGAATTCTTCTCCGATGGTATATTAGTAGACTTTTCGGGTAGCTCCACTTGTCGACAGTACAATGATTTGAATTCCTTTGGTTTGGCAGGAAATGACTGCTTTGGCCTATCGGTTGATAATGTTATTGGTTTATATGATTGTGAGGACTCTTCTTTGTGTAAAGCAGACTGTGAAACGATTGACTTGCCTGGTTGTGATGGCAGTGGCAGCGGCCCTCCTGCCTGCTGTTATCCCCTTTCCGATCATAGTTCATGGGATTTTGGAGATGGCTTCTCAGTGTTTTCCAAATTTGGATGCCGGGGGTTCTCTTCTTGGGTTGTTTCTCGCGGTACCAACACTGGAAAGCGCGGGGTTAAGTTAGAATGGGCGGTTCCAAAGAATTCATCCAAGGGAGTCTGTGCTGACAAAGCAGACATTGTAAATGCTACAGCAGTTGATGGAGGGATACGGTGCAAATGTCAGGATGGATTCGTTGGTGATGGATATGCTAGTGGAGAAGGATGCATGAAATGTGAGTAGCTATCGATACCCTAGTAATTGCTTCATAAATTGGGTTCAGTATTTTAACTCTTCCTTTCAATCAGAAAATAAGAAGGCAGACATTGGATTGGCTTTCTCATGTTAGCCAAGGGTTATTTGATCTTGTCTTTctccctttttaattaatactccACAAATACACCAAAGCAAGGGGCATGGATACACACTACTGATTGTTCAAAGTGTTGATCGTTAATCCTTCACTACTTTCTCAAAGATATCTGCATACTGTTTTAAGTCTTGATGTTTGACCATTCAATCTACTTCTCACATTGTTGGTCTCGCTACCATACGCTATAAACATAGCGGTAAATTTCAGACTCAGAATGTGTTTGATAAGCCTATTTCCAACATGCATTAAACAGAATTCCTTTCATTCAATGTGTCTTAACAGCCAGCATCAAGGATGGAGAGGAAGCACGCGGCAGTGATCGTGATACAAAAAAGCACAGGGGAAAAATGGTTACAATTTTAGCTGGTGTGTACTTAGAATTCAGTAGTTAGATCTTCAGGCCATTGCAATGCGGACTCATAATAAATTCACTTGCATGATTTCAGTGCAGAATCACAAAATGCAATATTGACTTGAActgtatttttctcattttctcccAGCAAGAATTTACAGGCAAACAAGCGAAGCAAACGTGCCTTAGGAGTTCTCCTTACTCATCCATTTTTGAATTGACGCGATGCTATCCATAACTTTTCTTTGCTCCTGGTTGCTGTGAGAATAATACCATCACATTCTTACTTTGCAGGAGTTGTTGGTCCGATATTCATCATTGCCTCCCTGATTGCACTCTTTTGCCTACTGAAACGACCTGTTAAGGCTGACATGTACGACCCTGACCATGCTCATCTACACAGCACCATCTCATTCAGGAAAGCTTGTAGGACTAGATTATTCAATTACCATGAGCTAGAAAATGCTACCAGAGGATTTgatggtgatcaaaaacttgcAAGCAGCAATAACAGTACAATTTATGCAGGGGTCCTTGGAGATGATACACATATAGCTGTGCACAAGGTAGAATGCCGTGACGAAAGAGAACTCACTCAGGTCCTGTCTAGGGTTGAGGTTTTATCTGCAGTTTTACATAGGAATATGGCTCGTGTCCTTGGATGCTGCATTAACTCTGTCTACTCTCCACTAGTAGTCTATGAGTATCCTGCTAATGGTACCTTGGAGGAACATTTGCACCAGAGTGGAGAACAAAAGGTTGGCCTTGATTGGTATAAGAGATTGAGAATTTCCGCAGAAACAGCAAGTGTTCTTGCATTCTTGCAGTATGAAATCATCCCTCCTATCTTCCACCATGATCTCAAATCCGGCAACATCTTTTTAGATGAAGATTTATCAGTTAAAGTCGCTGGGTTCAAGCTATTTACAGCTAGCCTTGGGAATGATACTCATTCATACAGCAATCATGAAGGATCACGTATTCACCAGAGTGATGTTTACAACTTTGGCGTATTGCTTCTAGAGTTAATTACAGGCTCCAAAAACAAGGAGCTCCCAGCTGtagcattgaaaaaaattagaagtggGAAGCTAGAAGAAATCGTGGATCCGGGTCTCCATTATCACGAGCAACCGCCATTTCGCCGGGATCAGATAGAGGTAATTGCCGACCTTGCCACAAGATGCCTGTTGTTT is part of the Populus trichocarpa isolate Nisqually-1 chromosome 2, P.trichocarpa_v4.1, whole genome shotgun sequence genome and encodes:
- the LOC7487748 gene encoding probably inactive receptor-like protein kinase At2g46850; the protein is MLALLLAPLFLFTLLHQSPISHCLQETQQHPQKLISQCDEKCGKLRIPFPFHLNTSCASVSNAFHLSCSNSTTLYLNIDSLSYKVLEFFSDGILVDFSGSSTCRQYNDLNSFGLAGNDCFGLSVDNVIGLYDCEDSSLCKADCETIDLPGCDGSGSGPPACCYPLSDHSSWDFGDGFSVFSKFGCRGFSSWVVSRGTNTGKRGVKLEWAVPKNSSKGVCADKADIVNATAVDGGIRCKCQDGFVGDGYASGEGCMKSSIKDGEEARGSDRDTKKHRGKMVTILAGVVGPIFIIASLIALFCLLKRPVKADMYDPDHAHLHSTISFRKACRTRLFNYHELENATRGFDGDQKLASSNNSTIYAGVLGDDTHIAVHKVECRDERELTQVLSRVEVLSAVLHRNMARVLGCCINSVYSPLVVYEYPANGTLEEHLHQSGEQKVGLDWYKRLRISAETASVLAFLQYEIIPPIFHHDLKSGNIFLDEDLSVKVAGFKLFTASLGNDTHSYSNHEGSRIHQSDVYNFGVLLLELITGSKNKELPAVALKKIRSGKLEEIVDPGLHYHEQPPFRRDQIEVIADLATRCLLFGGDGKIGMVEVARELIHIAKESIDGCSKRGRGLEETFSNSSLLQMISMSPDSIYVP